The following nucleotide sequence is from Candidatus Hydrogenedentota bacterium.
TTTTGCAGAACCGTACCATTTCGGGCAGGGGGGATTTATGAAAAACCTGAGGAGGATGGCGTCGGACTACGTGGGCAAGGTCACGGACCGGTACAAAAGGACGCCACAGTTGACCTGCGCTTTCACGATGGATGGGCTGCGGGTTGTCACGGTGGCGCAGAGCATGCTGGCACGGGTATGGGATGTGCGCACGGGTGGGGAGGTGGCCACCATTAAGACTGGACTTCCTGAAACGCGGAACAAAGGTGGCACGATAGAAAATCGTCATGTGCTAAGCGACAATGGGGCGTACTTGTTCGCCTACAACAGCAACGGGTACGGCGTGGCATCCCTTTGGGATACAGCATCGGGGCGAAAGATTAAGGAGTATCGCCTCCCGGAAGGCGTTTATATTGCGGTTGTCGCCAAGGACGGCCGCTCGGTCTACGTCATGATTGACCGGGATGTGCACATTCTGCCGGGACGGAATTGACGCGCTGCGGGAATGTGTTGGCATACGGGGGAGTATTGCCCGCGCTGGCACCGCCGTGCATTTACCGCCAAATCTCCGGGCCTTTGGAATGTGGCGGCTTGCCGCCGCTTTTATTCGCCGGGGTCACCCCCGCTGGCGTAAGCACGGCTTCCGAAACACAACGGCCCCGGCAACTTCCACCCGGATCAGGAAGTCTGGGCTTTGTGTTGCTACAATAAGCATTTCAACACAGGAGCGACTTCCCATGGCAACGGAAACGGCCGCCTGGCGGCAAGACCTGGCGGAGACGGTGGCGGACATCCTCATTGTGGACACGCACGAGCACATCCCGGACGAGACCGTGGCGTGCGCGGACACGCTGGGCTTTTTCGGGCTCTTCGAGCATTATGTCTCGTCGGACCTGGTGTCGGCGGGCATGCCCCGCGCCTCCCTGGAGGCGATGCGGACGCCGGGCAACGGCCTCTCCGACCTGGAGCGCTGGACGCTGATGGAGCCGTGGTGGCCCCACGTCCGCAACACGGGCTACGGCGCCGCCATGCGGGAGTACCTAAGCGACCTCTTCGGCGTCGCCGAAATCAGCCGGGACACGGTGGAGGACCTCTGCGGGCGCATGCGCGCCGCGCGGAAACCGGGCTGGTTTCACACGGTGCTGCGGGAGAAGGCCCGGATAGACAAGGCACTGGTCATCCGCTGGCCGGGGCAGCCCGTCACGGTGGACCGCGATCTCTTCCGCGCCGTGCCCATCCTGGACCACTACGCCATGCCCTCCACCCGCGCCGAACTCGAGGCGCTGGAAAAGGAGTCGGGGCTGGCCATCCAGACCCTGGACCGGTTGATGGCGGCGCAGGAGGCCATGCTGGACCGCTTCACGGCGGAGGGCATCGCCGGGGTGAAGATTTTCGCGGCCTACCGGCGCAGCCTCCAGTTTGACCGGTGGTCCAAGGCCGAGGCGGCCCGGGCCTTCGACCGGGTCTGGCTCTCGCAGGCCCTCGACCTCACCTTCGCGGACCTGAAACCCCTCCAGGACTTCATGACCCGGCGCGTGGTCGCCCTGGCCGCGGAGCGCGGGCTGCCCGTCCAGATTCACACGGGCCTGCAGGAGGGCAACGGCAACCACCTGGCGAACGCCAACCCGCTCCTGCTCACGGACCTGGTCATGGACCACCCGGACACGCGT
It contains:
- a CDS encoding amidohydrolase family protein; its protein translation is MATETAAWRQDLAETVADILIVDTHEHIPDETVACADTLGFFGLFEHYVSSDLVSAGMPRASLEAMRTPGNGLSDLERWTLMEPWWPHVRNTGYGAAMREYLSDLFGVAEISRDTVEDLCGRMRAARKPGWFHTVLREKARIDKALVIRWPGQPVTVDRDLFRAVPILDHYAMPSTRAELEALEKESGLAIQTLDRLMAAQEAMLDRFTAEGIAGVKIFAAYRRSLQFDRWSKAEAARAFDRVWLSQALDLTFADLKPLQDFMTRRVVALAAERGLPVQIHTGLQEGNGNHLANANPLLLTDLVMDHPDTRFDLFHAGYPYAGEMAAMAKYFPNVYADLCWVQAISPSAAARILDEWLDTVPSNKILAVGGDSNYAEGAYGHCNIARRIACNVLADRVERGMNDAAEAKRLARRILRENALELFRL